In Silene latifolia isolate original U9 population chromosome X, ASM4854445v1, whole genome shotgun sequence, the following proteins share a genomic window:
- the LOC141617039 gene encoding putative RNA-dependent RNA polymerase 5, which translates to MLTDPIEDVFIPCADPDVQVVFVAIIYGEMDDDFTVARMLCSGVPLEEPYIQLRLHVLANEEKKRLKEGRLPIKDSFYLMGTVDPLECLKENEVCIIHDNGQISGNVFVYRYSEIHFGDIRVLKSTHQKVIEDTARNSKYRIFFSTEERSSADQMAGGDYDGDMYWVSSNPELLRVRWARLSSGEKMTVIHLFVENRGFVNAVGISIDVSKIATD; encoded by the exons atgctaaCTGACCCGATTGAAGATGTTTTTATACCTTGTGCAGATCCTGATGTTCAGGTAGTGTTTG TTGCTATTATTTATGGAGAAATGGATGATGACTTCACGGTTGCTCGGATGCTTTGTTCGGGAGTCCCACTAGAAGAGCCTTATATCCAATTGCGCCTTCATGTGCTAgcaaacgaggagaaaaagaggCTCAAAGAGGGAAGGCTTCCAATTAAAGATAGCTTCTATCTTATGGGCACAGTTGATCCTCTTGAATGCCTTAAAGAGAACGAAGTTTGCATTATTCA TGATAATGGACAAATATCTGGAAACGTTTTTGTTTACCGATATTCAGAAATCCACTTTGGTGATATACGAGTTCTCAAATCTACGCACCAGAAGGTAATAGAAGACACTGCTAGGAACTCAAAATACCGGATTTTCTTTTCTACCGAAGAAAGGTCCTCGGCTGACCAAATGGCTGGTGGTGATTATGATGGCGATATGTATTGGGTATCTAGCAATCCAGAG TTGTTGAGAGTAAGATGGGCAAGGCTGTCAAGTGGAGAGAAAATGACGGTTATTCACTTATTTGTGGAAAATAGGGGATTTGTGAATGCAGTTGGAATTTCAATTGATGTTTCTAAAATTGCAACTGACTAA